The following DNA comes from Magnolia sinica isolate HGM2019 chromosome 18, MsV1, whole genome shotgun sequence.
gaagaggtgctaaagtgccTCTTCATGAAATCCATACctattcacagcaaataattgccttttcatgaaaggacatgacttttTGTCCTATGGCAATTATTTCTttacccattcagacaggagcagttatccaatAGAAAAAACtatatccacataagcgacacatggcataggtgacacatgtacaattatgtcacaattactctcaatcaacaaaaaagataataaaacatcagggtaccatGACCTAAAAAATATGAACcgagtgccaaaaagactaaggctctcttAGCTCCTCACGAacgtgcgaagtgctaagtgcgcctaataaagcgcccaagcagccctacagcccacgccgCGCGCGCGTGCACGGACGATGCTTCGCaccgtcctcgaggagatttaaaccctggttgcataagcaaaaactccTTCTCTTACTAACTATAtacactatttatgaaaagtttaaataattaatatatttatttactttataaaaataacttttatttttgaaatttatttttattcttaaaaaaataCACAACATGGACCATACTTGAGAACGTCCTCCGTAGTAAAATCCTAACCGTTTAATTTGTGGACTCAATATACACAGCTAAGAAGAGACATGGAGCAACCGTCCACATTGAAGTGAAAAAGGCTCCAATATTGCATGGCAGGATATCCTGATTTGGGAGGTTTTGGGACACAGGGATCATACCCGGTGGGACCCAACAGAATAGCTGTCTACAAACTAAAGGGCGTggattcggtggatccctgactgtggagcccaccgtgacgtatgtatcttatatccatgctgtccatccgttttgccagatcattttaggtcataattcaaaaaatgcagcggatccaaatctcatgtggaccacaccactggaaacattcgtgattgaccattaaaaccttcccgagggccacagaagtattggatcaagctgaattttttgtgtcctttcatccaggtctttgtcaccttatcaacaggttggatggaaaatgaacattccGGTAGcccttaataagtttttaatggtgccattcaatcaaaactgtttcctgtggtgtggtccacttgagatttggatctgctgaaTTTTtgtctcataacctaaaatgatatgttgaaaaggatggacgacatggatatatgacacataaatcaaggtggccccacaaccagagatccaccgaagccacgccCAAACTGAAACCCCAGGTATGGACCACACGACCTACAAACAAGATTTAAGTAAGAAGCATCAATTGTAGTTGTTGGGACCCACTCCCTCCCGCCATAGAAAACTGCCATTCAGTTGGACCCACGGTGGGTGGACCATGGTACAAAACTTTCTAGTAATTAGATTATCTAGCGGCCTCAAAATGACATGAAATTCAGCTatttaaaaggaaaaaggaaaaaaaaaaaaaaaaaaagaggatatgAATTGATATATAGATGATTTCAGATTCAGCCGCACAGGCATTTACAAGGCGTTCATGTTCGGAAGCCCGACGGTTCTGGTCACAATCCCAGAAACCTGCAAGCAAGTCTTAATGGACGACGACCATTTCGTGCCTGGTTGGCCGGAATCGACGCACAAGCTCATTGGAAGGAAATCATTTGTGGGCCTCTCCCATGAAGAACACCATTGGATTCGCAAGCTAACGGCTGCACCCGTCAACGGCCACGAAGCATTGTCTGTCTATCTAGGGTACATCGAAATTGCGGTGGTATCGGCATTGGAGAAATGGGCTGGGATGGGCCAGATCGAGTTCTTGACGGAGCTTCGAAGGCTTACTTTcagaataatcacgtatatattTCTAAGTTCGGAGGGAGATCCAGTGATGGAGGATCTAGAAAGAGAATACACAGATCTCAACTTTGGTGTAAGAGCTATGGCCATCAACCTTCCTGGTTTTGCTTACTATAGAGCACTCAAGGTCAGTACtggaccctctctctctctctctctctctctctctctctatacccGCTGGATCCAACCTGATTTTAACGGGTCTGGTCTCAGACCCATCTAGAAATTAGGTCGGTTTTGGGCCTGTAAGCTTAGACCCAGTTAAAAGAACAGGTCTAGTCAGCTTCAGGTCAGATTGCAATCTTGGATGGACCTGTTAAAAcccggcttcggtggatccctgaccgtggagcccactgtgatatatgtgtattatatccatgccgcctATCCGTTTTTCtcgattattttagggtatgagcccaaaaatgcaacatatcctaatctcaagtggaccacaccacaggaaacagtggtgattgaatgcctaccattaaaatcctgtCAGGTCTAGGTGGCGTCCAATTAATTTTAATAGTTATATTACGTGTATTAAATGTACATTAATTATTTTACCAATGTTATGATATTTGCTGAACCACGAGCTTTAAGTGAGCCCGTGTTACATGGCACGTGTGTCAAAGTTGCACATACGtgtaatctaatccatccattctggcaggataatctaatccatccattctcGCAGGACAAATCATGTAAATTCCCTTATTTGACCCCACCCCTACTTGAAACTAAGGTCCAAAGACCCAACGGATACCGGAGCCCAATCAGATATGGGTCCTGTAAAAAACTAGTACCAGACCTGAACCCGACCTCTGATGGGGCCATAAATGTTACATCAGGCCAGACTAGGCCTTTATAGAAATACAAGCCCAAGTCCAGCACAACTAATTACTAATCGTCACCAAATGTTGAGTTTGCTGATGAGTTGGATTTAGTGTACGTGAGATGCATAGctcaacaatccagaccgttgaaatgGTGTAGCTTGCCGTGGATGGAAtatgcccttgaaaccttctAGATTGAAATATTTGTAACCATCGATTATATGGCACTTTCTCCACGTTTCATTGATCCTGACCGTTTATCAAATGGGCTCCATTATAGATGGATGGGGAATGACCTAAAACTCTTCCAAAGTAGAAGAATTCTAGCCATCTAAATCTTTCTCATGGGCCATTGTTGTATTTTTCTCCTACCCGTTCATTCATTAGCCTCACAtcatcaaagggttaggatcttgcAACACAGGAGATTTTTGGTatgtggtccatcagatcaacggtctgattCACCGAACCATGTACTCCATTTGTACAAACTGGCGCATCGAGCCATTATTCAAGACCTTAGTAATTTCTCCTTGGAATTTCATGATTTATAGGCACGAAAGAAATTGGTTGCAATCCTTCAATCCGTTCTcaatgagagaagagaaaagaaggcaAGAAATGTACATCAAGCAAAGAAGGACATGATGGATGCCCTGATAGAGGTCAAAGACGAGAACGGTCAGGGATTGGACGACGAAGGGATCATCGATGTTCTCATCATGTACTTGAATGCTGGCCATGAATCGTCCGGCCATATCGCAACGTGGGCCACAGTCCTCCTTCAAGAACACCCAGAATTTCTCGAAAAAGCCAAGGTGATACTATGATGCcgttgattttgaatttttgtgACTTTTCTAACTAAATATGGACACATGATTATAGGCAGAGCAAGAGGAGATAATAAGGAACAGACCACCTACACAGAAAGGATTATCACTTAAGGAAGTTAGACGAATGGACTATCTTTCCAAGGTTTGTTTCTAAGCATCATAATCCAGTTTTTGTCTTTATTTTTTAATCCAGTTTTAAATGGACCATCTTGGTCTCATATTTGGAACGATTGTGTTGATGGTTTTTTGTCAATTCCACAGGTGATTGATGAGACTTTACGTTTGGTTAATTTCTCAACGATGGTATTCCGAGAGGCGACCTCCGATGTCAATATCAGTGGTCAGTTTCTCCTTAGCTGTGTAACAACTGTTTCATTTGAGCCATGTTTGGATGTATAATACAaaattatgtttttatttttcattctcagGTTATACAATACCCAAGGGCTGGAAAGTTCAGGTCTGGTTTAGGAATGTTCACATGGACCCAGAAGTGTATCCTGACCCAAAGGAATTCAATCCAGATAGATGGGATGTAAGTATATACTAAAATTCCTACATGTATGGGTGTACATATGTATACTTTGAATGTTTAATACATACGCCCTGGGAGATCTTATACGCTGAATGCATAAATACATATGTACAGGTATATACACCCAAGGCAGGAGctttcattccctttggagcaGGAAGCAGGTTATGCCCTGGAAATGATCTTGCCAAGATGGAGATCTCTATTTTCCTCCATTATTTTCTCCTTGGTTATCAGTAAGTTCTATTGCTGCCATTATCTTCTTTTACCTCTATTAGTCTAAGAAAAATGAAGTTTGTGGATGGGCACTcgtagttctaaaactcggtgaGTTGAGTTGAAGCCTGGACGAGTTAGCTCAATGCAGCTGGGTTTTGAGCCGAGTTGTCCTGTAGACCCAGCCCTTTGGCACAATGGCACTCTGGCTCTAGTGTAGAAAAGATGCATGACTCTTTCTTAACTATATCAAGGCTTCACTAATTAATGTGAAATTATAAGTACACCCTTCATCCTCAAGTTATTGTATTATATCAGCCGAGCCTAAATCTTAACCCAACACATAATGCATGTTTATGTACAGAAAACAAAGCAATCACATAGGAACCCAAGCTGGCCCACTGGATCACACATGTAATCGATATGAGCCATCAACATACACCATGGCTTGCTCATAGtcatatgaatgaatgaacagtttagatcaatgATGGGTTAACTCATCTGCCATTTAAAAGATTCGGGAATGTTGCTAACACCCATGTAGGTCTTGGGTTCAAGCCCATACTtactgtaaaaaataaaaaaataaaaaaataaaataaaataaaataaaacactatTTATAAtataagaaaatttaaaaatcatgCTTGGGATCTCTAGGAGCACCTAGGCACGGGCTCTCTAGGGTCAGGTGCATGTAGCTTCTTTAACTGCACTGGAGAAATGTCAGCATATCTGgtcatttttcaaaatgtcaaacGGATCTTGAAGTTATGTTTGTAATGTCAATGTCCTTTTCACCAATGCAACTCCATTTCTAATGTTGTTTTCCTGTTTACACAACGTCTATGTGCAGGCTCAAGCGGTTGAACCCCAAATGCCCATCGAGATGCTTACCCCATCCGCGGCCCATCGACAATTGCCTTGCAACAATCACAAAGCTCCCCAAAACCATCTTCATAGAAGAATAAAACCTAAGAATTATTTATACATGTTTCAATTTGCTTACAATAAAAGTGCTTTTTAAGTGAATCTAGACTTACCCATTTCAGTGCTTCTCAATAAGAGCTACAATGGGCTGATTATCAATTCATTTTGATGCTCTGTGAACTGTTTAAGGCTGTGTTTGCTTGGGTTGTGAGAaaaacatttcaccattttttggGATTTCTGCTCCTAGAATCATTTGCCTTTCTAGCATTTAAAAGGGCCAAAAGAATTTGTTTCCAAGAAACAAAATCACGGAGAAATAAACAACAATTTGTCatgcttgggatttgggaatgtgATTCTATTGAATCCAAAAACTGTTTTTGGGTATTGGTAAAGAACTGACAGGAATTTCTTTTGCACATATGCTATTTATAAAAGAATCAAGAAGGTGACCGTTGGGAAGAAATTCATTTCCTTGGAATTTGCAGTATATGGGCTTAATCACCTTTGAAACTTGTTTTTATccaaataaaagggagagaacaGTGGAGGAAGATAACAGAAAGGAAGAGGGACTAGCCTTTGATTTCTTAATAACTAAGAAGAAATTGCACAGTAATCCATGATAGCCTCAACTGTCTGATTCATATGTTAACATCAAGAGAGGCTGAAAACTAGTTAGTGTGACCAGAACCCAATAACATACTTCTATCTAATGCGCAGCgtcttcttcctcacaaaattTCGTATACTCCTTTGAACCCAGCAAGGATTCCAGTTCTGATGGGCTACTGGGTCGCACCTTGATCATCCATCCCTCTTCGTATGGGCTTGAGTTGATCTGAACAAAAGTATAAGTGGGACAAATTACCACAGCTGAAAAAATTTCCAACCTGTTTATAGTGTAAGAAAGATGTAAAGTATAAATCTAAATCAAGAGAAAATTGAGTGCTTTCCCCCTGTGATTCTCCAAAAATATCGATTGAAATCTGCCCATTCTTACTGATGATTATAGAGGCAAAATCAGTTATTCGAGCTCAGTCGTATTGTAACCTTCTGTCAGCCTCTTACCAACTTCTCTTTAAAAGGCTAATTCAATCGGTTCAAGTGTCCATGTTTAATTTCAATGGACCAATTAGCTGCAAAAACTCCAACAACTAAACATGTGTTTGGATACAcatactttcaagttggacttgaaaggacaCAGCTGCAACTTGAGGCCTACCTTTATCTAAGGTAATTACAAGTTGGTCATTTCCTCTGTATTGAACTgataattgcaattcaatccactagtgtatccaaacacagcctctaataaattcaaaacacACCACAATGTTCAGTAATGGAAGAAAAAAGAGTTTAATTTGGGTATAGGCAGTGGAAATACCAAACCAGGTGAATCGCTCAGCTTGGTATTGACCTCAACAACCTCACCAGAAACAGGGGAATTAACATCACTGGTTGCTTTCACACTCTCCACAGCTCCAAAGCTGCCACCTTTTGAAACAGATACACCCAATTCCGGCAGCTCTACAAAAACTACCTCTCCGAGATGGTCCTGTCTCCGAACCAGCATGAGTATATGGCTCCAAATCGCAGTTATAAACAACAGAAAACATTAAGAGCTTTCTGGTAATATTTACAGTTATAAATCATGCGTAGCCTTAACACATGCCATAAAAATTACCCTTTGTCATACAATCAAATAAATTGTAGTT
Coding sequences within:
- the LOC131233208 gene encoding glycine cleavage system H protein, mitochondrial encodes the protein MSLRMWASSTANALRIASGARTSLSPTFSLSRCFSTVLDGLKYASSHEWVKHDGSVATIGITDHAQDHLGEVVFVELPELGVSVSKGGSFGAVESVKATSDVNSPVSGEVVEVNTKLSDSPGLINSSPYEEGWMIKVRPSSPSELESLLGSKEYTKFCEEEDAAH
- the LOC131233207 gene encoding ent-kaurenoic acid oxidase 2-like encodes the protein MDFGGIRAVSIAIVGGFAALVGLLKRMNVWFYETGLGEKRYSLPPGDLGWPLIGNMWAFLRAFKTGYPDAFISSFVKRFSRTGIYKAFMFGSPTVLVTIPETCKQVLMDDDHFVPGWPESTHKLIGRKSFVGLSHEEHHWIRKLTAAPVNGHEALSVYLGYIEIAVVSALEKWAGMGQIEFLTELRRLTFRIITYIFLSSEGDPVMEDLEREYTDLNFGVRAMAINLPGFAYYRALKARKKLVAILQSVLNERREKKARNVHQAKKDMMDALIEVKDENGQGLDDEGIIDVLIMYLNAGHESSGHIATWATVLLQEHPEFLEKAKAEQEEIIRNRPPTQKGLSLKEVRRMDYLSKVIDETLRLVNFSTMVFREATSDVNISGYTIPKGWKVQVWFRNVHMDPEVYPDPKEFNPDRWDVYTPKAGAFIPFGAGSRLCPGNDLAKMEISIFLHYFLLGYQLKRLNPKCPSRCLPHPRPIDNCLATITKLPKTIFIEE